A stretch of DNA from Chanos chanos chromosome 11, fChaCha1.1, whole genome shotgun sequence:
TCTCTATAATACCAGGATGTCACCGTGGCACATCTGCCTATGCTGTAAAAGACAAGGTGAGTTTATGGTACCACCTCACCAGCCCTCGGAGGCATCGTAATGAGAATGACTCCAGAGCTGAGGTCTTATCAGGATCTAGTTCCTTATGTCCACTtaatttcacttgttttttttggtttttttacagAACTGCTTGTAGTCTTATGTTTCTCTGGAAAACTAGAAAACTGGAAAAACTTAAAGGGTCCATATTGAGGgctgttttctcttcactggTTTTTGTTACATATGTTTATTCAGCACCGTTGTTCAGCTTTATGACAATGTTGTGATTTATAGGAGTGCGTCCATTGAGTACACAAGTGTTTTATGCCTGTATTGCCAGGTGAGTGAACATGTTTCTAGCACCCAGTCATTGGCTATCACAGTTTTGTTCACTATCCAGTGCCAAATGGCACTGCATCATGTATTCATTCTGAGGTGTCATGAATGATTTGCCACATAACTCCAGAAGGTTTCACTAGAACTTTCTGGTGCGAAGGAGAACCCAGCTGCAGGGCAGATAGCCCTtgtggaaattccagttcaaatccagtagaaaatccTAGAGGACATCCAGTTCAAATCCCATAGACATCCAAtagaacaccagtagaaaaccatttaaaaaccattagaaattttaactggttcctGTTGGTTTGTAtagtgaaactgaaacacattcaactggtttcataactggtttctactggagtGTATTGGTTCagttccagttgaaaaaaaaaactgatagaaGCTGCTgctctcaaatggtctgtattggttgaactggtctcaaatggtctgtattggtcgAACTGGTCTCTGATGGTCTGTATTGAACTGGTGTCAAACGGTCCATAGTGGTTTTAGCTTGAGACAATTGGATTAGTTCACAATGGTGTCTGAAACATtgcagttggtatttaaatggattaaattcatttcagttggtGGagcctggaattatagtgaaaaCATGACTGCATCTGATTTATGTTCTAACTGTTTATATCCACCACGCCTATATCCATCAAggccacaacacacacacacacacacacacacacacacacacacacacacatacacatctttgTTCACAGTAACCCAtcatacaccttgataataacaatttaacagagaatactgagaTAGAGGCAACAAGGAAATGAATAGcaaatacctttattgtcatcataaatgtacaacgagattcaGTGTGCAGTGCCAAGCtacatagaaggaattaaaatataactacaaaatgtaaacataaagaaaatatagaaacagtATAGAAATTTcgaatataaaataataaaaagtgGCAGTGCAGAGCCTAAGgaaatgttgtgtttgattgatttaataggctaAGCAGTACATTGGAGggtggaaatttctaaacatttaaacagcagtGTCCAATTCTAGGCTCATCACTAGGGATGAAAGTTTTCGTAGTTTTTTTGGATTATATGAGAAAACATTGAAAACTTCACAAAGATTGTTGTTCATTTCAGGAACTTAAAGTAAAAGGAAGAAAGTTATCAcccaggaaagaaagaaatcccaTGCCTGAACAACACACAATACGTTAGGAGGAACATAAATCaggaaaacaacaagaaaaaggTGCAAACAATGATCTCGATGAATACAGACATGGAAGTCGGCTGCGATGGAGATAGTCAGTGGAGGGACAGGGACAGTATTTGGGGTCATAAGTATTTGGGGTGTCACTTCTGTAGCATCTGCTCATGAATTCGCTGGCTTCCACTGCACATCAACTTATAAATGAAACCGTAAACACTGGCCTCGGTGGCCTCCGTGTTCATTTCCGTACGACTGCGTGCCGTGTGCGACGCCtttgttattgttcttttgCACATGCGGGTCAGTTCAATACCGTGACCAATTCACAGTGGAATCTGATGTTGGccacatttaaaatataatgTGAACAgccaaattaaacaaaaaaaatcggATCTGAGCCATCAATCTAAATTGAGCACCGAAGCTTGCAGCGCGAACATAGCCATAATTTGACCCGCATAGCCTATTTGcaaggttttttcttttgacccTGCAACCAGTAAGTCCATATGTAAAATTGAGGGATGCAGAGCTGAATTGGCAGGAAAATCAGAGAGGAAATCTACAGAGGCACATCCAACGAAAGCACCTGGGCGTCTTCAAAGTCACAGCAACCCATGTCGCCCAGAAGAGACCAGCTCACACAGCGCAGACGACTTTGGACGCAGTTGTTGTTAAAAAGCCCAAAGCTGACCGAGTGCCCATCACACCCGACATGTCAGCAGATGTTTGTTTGGAACCTGAGGAGCTTGGAGTCCACCACGGAGATGAGCTAGGCTGGAGTGTGTGATGACAACCAGGAGCCTGTTGTTAAAATCGACTCAGTTGTTCAGGGATGTGTTGTGAAGTGCACGTTGTTCAGCGCATACTTTACAATGAGCTGTGGACGATGCATCGAAACGTAAATGGTTGTCAAACATAGTCTCAAAAGCAAGGCGTGGCATGAAAACTATAGAGTGAAATATCTATCTATAGATATTTTTATACTGTCCAAAAGATACTTATTGTTATTTCACACAGCCCTACATGGAACGTTATTAACTGGTATTTCATTTGGCTATGCCCGGTTCAGGAGCGATAATTTTAAGGTGAAATGCAACACTGGAAAGGTTAAAATACAGATTCTGCTCAGAACAAACTTTGACTTTGGACAATGTGAAAGGTCACCGACTTTGACTTCTGGAATCTTAATGAAAATCGTTCCTCTGATTAGACACTCTGATTAGACACGCTCAACCCAAAATTAAAATCGAGAAAACATTTAGACACTCTGAACGCTCAACCCAAAATTAAAATCGAGAAAACATAGGGATATATAGATTAAAGAAGTGGAAGCTGTTCATTTCTCATGTCTGTATTATTTAACTTTACAAGCAATAATATATTCATtccacctgaacacacacacacacacacacacacacacatatataaaaacaccTCATCCAGTGAAGTAATTCAGTATCAAATGAATACCCACTGCAATCTTTTAATATCCAGAGAAAGTTTCGGTCTACCAAAGGAGCAAAGAAATCGGCCAAGAAATAATTCAACCAGTGATAAACACGTTAATGATAAACCCTGACAATACTTTGTGTTTTggcattagatttttttttttttttttttttgctaatccTTAGGTCATGATAGATAAACAACATTATTTGCTGTGCGCAGGCATTACTGTTCTGCTAACACAGTGCATATAGCACCCTTGTTATCTTATCAAGTTTGCCGATAAGACGGGAATTGAGCTGATTGTAGTCTGATCCAGCAAGAATTTATTCAGTGACTCGAAAAGGGCACATACTGGCATTTAACATCATTAAAATACAGAGAAGGGCCATAGATGTAAAGCGGAAATGTCACAGAATCACTCTGGTCAACATCTACAGTGAGAGGGTAGAGACTGCACACCGGCCTAGTTATCCTGACACCATGTTTGGAAGCTCCTTAAAATTTGAGCAAAACACAGACGCTATCATCAATATAAACAGACAGTATTTTCTCAGGAAACGCAGCCAGCATCCACAAATTCTGATAACCTTCATCTCCAAGCAAGGACAGAGACTGTCTGCCGGCCATGGTAAATGCCCGAAATCCAAAATCATCAGTACTCCCTTGGACTCGTGCCATGCGCAGCAAGCCGGGAGAAAGACCAGTAAGATCTGGGAAGCCATACTCTCAACCTCCAGTTTGAACTTGCTCCTGCATTTCTCTTAACTCcaagtaaacagacacactcccCTGTGTGCCTAAGGCCATCCAGCTGATTAATAAGACTATAAAGGAGGAATTAGGATTAATCATTGATATAGCATAGCTTTCCAGCATAACTCTGACTCAGTTACATGAGATACGTGtctaaatttatatatatatatatatatatatatatatatatatatatatatatatatatataaaggaaCAGATGCACTCcaaatgtttttccatttgTATCGGTGATTTATTGGTTTAAAGTCAACAACATCTCAAATCTTGTCAGTTAGCTATAAGTAACTATGTTACAATTCAACAcatcattatgttttattagaTTTTTGTGTGATAAACTATGATGTTTTGTGTAAAATATGTATTGTGTTGCAGCTTGTTCGCTAACCAACATAAAATTAATTTGCTACCAAgatcactgtaaaaaaaaaaagaaagaaagaaagaaagaaagaaaacaagaaaagcatGATTCATGACTGCACTACAGCCTTTATGCTACTATGTCCTTAAAAGTAgttacattcattaaaaaactgTTGCAAACAGgctatttatttgtgttgtttgctTTGTCTGGTAATGATGCCAAATGAGGTCCTGAGTCAGCACACTGTTGTGTCCGTCCTTGAACTTGAACAGTGAGAGGAAACATTGAGCTTGAGCTGTTTGGCTCAACTCGTTATTTACACAGGTATAAATGAACTCATGACCGCAACGACATACATGTCTTGATTCCATGGAGCCAGAACAACCACTGGTAAACAAAGGCAGTGGTGGTTGATTTAATCGTTTTCTTTGAGAAATTCCCAATAACAGAGAAGGAAATGCAATAGTCCTTTCTTCCTTTATTATAGTTGGGTGATTTTGCTTTATGTGGTCTATGCTGTCAGGAACCAACTTCTATAAATCAGCGCAAAAGAAACACCAACAACAAGATCAGGAATAGTAAAGACACCAACAGGAAAGCAATAAGAGCCCGTTTCAAATATTCCCTCGTGTCCGGACTGTATCCGGACTGCCTTAAAAATGTGGACAGCTCCAATTCTGGATCACGGATGTAAGCAATGAGTTCTGGGTCTAAGAGATGTGTGCGTTCACGATCAAAACTCCCAGACTCCCCATTCAACGAATGTTCGGTGACGTAGACCTTGGGAACGATGCTGTCTGGACGAAGCCTGACGATAACGCGATCTCTATTTTTGTCACGATTATACGTCAGCATCAGCATGTCGTAGTCCTCCCTCACATAATCCGGCAGGTTCTGGGCTTCAGGATAACTTTCCATATTCAGGTTTCCAACCTCAAAGTATTTTTCTCCACCTTCACGGGACAGAACAGGAACAATTTCTTCAAAGTTGCCAAAGTGATGGAAGCCATAGTCTCCCCTCTGAGGGTGGCACTTACAAACCAGGTTGTCATTGCTGTCAAAGAACACGCAGTCATTGGCAAACCAAAAAAGCAGTTTTAAGCCATGTCTAGGGAAGGGACGACCAAACCCCGAGTTTTTCAAGTCCTCCACTGTGTTCAACTGGCTATTCCTGACTGACCGTACCATCtttggaaacacagagagagagagagagagagagagagagagagaatgcattgACACCTTGTTTCGGACCAACCTCATACAATTCATTGATATCTACGGGCACAGGTTGTGGCAATAACATTTCGCCAAccaaagaattttttttgtttgggtttttttatggtttttaatTGTAAACTTACCGTTGTAAGATACTTCGAGAGCAGTCACCCTAGACTGGAAACGTAAGGACTTCGCAAACAGAAACTTAAGCGCTTTAGCTCTGGTTCAATCTCGTTTTCGCGCACTGCGCTTCGGAATCGGGAAACGAAACTCTTGTCCCCGCCTCAGCTCAAAGGTGAGTATGTGACGTCATTGAAACAGTTCACCTCttactttaaacattttttattcagAACGATGAGGAAGTCTTCAGTCTACTCTTTTCCCTTAATACAAAGGCTTAGCCTACGTTTTGAGCTGACGCTGGTATCAGCAGTCAAGGCCACCTTTTGTCTGGAGGCGCTTTTTGCAGAGACATAACGGCAGCACCGGACTCTGTTTGCAAAGCGTAGGATAGACTGTACCATGAGTCCAGAGAAGATTTTGTCAAAGCCATGTAATGCAGTGGTTCATGTCACACCGTGTCGTGTGGGGAGGGCTCGTCTCCGTTGACATTAATAAATTTGTCAAAGAAACTGAGGCTGATACCACTTAATCCTGTGAAATTTATAGTATTACGAAAAATAACACTCGTGTTTGCTTCTGTTGtgatttatatttatttaataacacttaaaacattcagtttcataACTCTCTTCTGAATTTCCTTTGTTaactttacaataaaaaaatgacttgaCTATGTCAGCCATATATCAGCTTGCCAAAGGTAAGCCGTCTTTACTCTTAAGACTTCGAAAGAGGCTGCAAGGTCACCTATCAATACACCGCTTCAGTTTCAGTCACATTAAAATCACTTTCTCAAACACCAGCAACGTTACTTGTCGGACGTTTTTTGTCAAAAGCATTTGTTAGTCACTGTTGCACTCAACTGCCGTGTCTCTACGCAGTTCACGTTCGCAGATCCAGTTTATGGCGATGGAGCAAGGCTGGTCGTTCCAGCTTGGAAGTCCTAAAGGAGAACTGTTGAAAACAGCACAGTCCTCGTTCTTTCCTATGTCGTTTGGTTCCCCTTTTCTCCAGTACCTGAAGAAGACAATTTGAGCTGTTGTTCATCTTGGTGTATTTTATGAACAGCTTTGGAATTCACATCTCTGTGAGGAAAAATCATACTTGACTTTCTCAAATGTACTCTTTTTAAAGAACTGAGAATGCTATGCGATATGTTCCAGGTGTCTatgtctttttcagttttgagaaacacaaagatgtgtgtttaaatgtgcgaatatttgaaagaaaatttTGTTTGTCCCCTACTTTTCACTCAGAGCTGTATTGTCCACCCATCTCCACTGCCCTTCGATGTCAAGGTCACTGAGTCCGATCCAAAACGTCTCAGAATCTCTCTTCAGACTGTTCAGAAAAACCTTTAAGAAACCGAAACACTTTCCTTCAAACGCTTGACCCCTTTAGACAATGCTCTGAGTCAGTCTACTCATTTATTGATATCAGTTGATCAGCGATCTCCATATTACCACTCCTTCTTTACTCTTCTTTCTTTACCTGTTCCTCCCAGCTGTTGACgatcaccaggtctgctccCCTGTCTTTACAATCCTTCCTGCTCTCGCTCCAGTCTTTGAATCCAGAAGCAACATAGTACTCAGAAGACAAATGCCTCTGCCATTTCTCGCTGTCTTTTAAAACTggaccaacacaacacaacagagacaaCTCAGAGAACCGTACGACTGAAATCATATAACCTCATCCAACCTCAACCTGAAAATACTCAAGAAATACTTGTTTGTCTGAGGGTTCGTCCCGTTTGGTATCCACACCGCATTCTGTCAACATGTTACGCGTAAGATAGCCTATTATTGGTAGACTCAGGTGATCTTCTGCTGAAAGCTCGGTTAGTTTATGCTCTTGCTTGTTAAGTCCTGAACCAATGAAAACCGGTAAAACTTTGGGACCAAAGAACTGGGGTTGAGGAATTTTCTAATGCCTCAGTTAGAAACTGGCAGTGAATTAACTCACGTAGCCTTGTGTAATTGCACTGCAACTCCTCGAGTTTTTCGGCGAGTGACTGCTTCTCCTCGCCTAACTTGCCGGCCTGGACGAGCAAACGGTCTCTCTCCTGAGTCAGGTTCTGATAGCTGGTCAGGAAGCCGTCCCTCTGCGCCGTAAAGTTGGATGAGAAAGCCTCGATGGTCTGCACCAgcaaactgttttcttttttcattttgtcatctgtaataaagaaagaaaaaacgttCCTTTTCAACGTTGGTATGACACAGGAATCACTTTAGGTAGAACTAGAACCACCGAAGAACATTTGTCACTTGTTGATGGACATTCAAATACTCACAGCGCACGTGTATCACGATGATTCCAACTATGAGGAGAACATACAGCAGCCCCAGAGTCGCTAAAAATAGTCGCTTGGGAGGcgtcctcttcttctcctttttaaCACCTGTGAATGTGGGAACAGGAGCATGGTTAAAATTCTGAAACCAATTTCTCATGGCGTTTTACAGtttacactctgttttttcTACGTTCATTTCCGGAAGAATGACCACCAGAGTCTTGGCCAGATGAACGTTTGGAGATGTGGAAACATCCtcattcctttgtttttgtttttgtttttgtttttaaacaaacctGGGGTTTCAGGAGTAAGAACACACTTTCACAGACATTTCACTTTTTGGAATCcgtgatctgtttttttttttctttttttttctatagctATATAGCTTCAGTTATAGCAAGTACTGTGACGTTACCGTTATCTTCATACAGATGAAAACAATTTTTTATGAAGTTCAACATACAAGACGAACtggagctctttctctctgtgtgtgtgtgtgtgtgtgtgtttgtttttccacattaGGTT
This window harbors:
- the LOC115824055 gene encoding uncharacterized protein LOC115824055, with protein sequence MVRSVRNSQLNTVEDLKNSGFGRPFPRHGLKLLFWFANDCVFFDSNDNLVCKCHPQRGDYGFHHFGNFEEIVPVLSREGGEKYFEVGNLNMESYPEAQNLPDYVREDYDMLMLTYNRDKNRDRVIVRLRPDSIVPKVYVTEHSLNGESGSFDRERTHLLDPELIAYIRDPELELSTFLRQSGYSPDTREYLKRALIAFLLVSLLFLILLLVFLLR
- the LOC115823816 gene encoding C-type lectin domain family 4 member E-like, with the translated sequence MYLSAVKDTDMDEDFDAVYINTETLQKNGHHDNIYESLHLNAGVLNTGVKKEKKRTPPKRLFLATLGLLYVLLIVGIIVIHTIEAFSSNFTAQRDGFLTSYQNLTQERDRLLVQAGKLGEEKQSLAEKLEELQCNYTRLLLKDSEKWQRHLSSEYYVASGFKDWSESRKDCKDRGADLVIVNSWEEQVFLNSLKRDSETFWIGLSDLDIEGQWRWVDNTALSEKYWRKGEPNDIGKNEDCAVFNSSPLGLPSWNDQPCSIAINWICERELRRDTAVECNSD